The genomic DNA CGTTATTTTCCAAATGACAGCTAACGTCGGATTCGTTTCGCCTCTTTCAATCTTTCCTAATGTTAATTTACTAACCCCTGTTTTTTGAGCTAATTCTTCTAAACTTAATTTTTGTTCATTTCGAATTTGTCTTAATAACTGACCTACTTGCTGAATGACTTCTTTCGTTTGCATATCTTCATGTTCTTTCATCTATAAAACCACCTTAAAGTATAAAATAGTTTGCTTTTACATAATTAAAGTATATTATACTATACATAATCATTTAATTCCAAAAGGAGTGTTATACTTCATGCGCGCAATATTATTAGGACTTTTATCATCGGCCTTTTTTTCTGCAACCTTTATTATTAATAGAGCGATGAATGTATCTGGAACGAGCTGGGCTTGGACAGCTTCCTTCCGTTTTTTATTTGCTCTCCCTATTTTATTCCTTATAGTTTTATTTCGCAAAAACTTTAACGGTTTATGGGAAGAGTTAAAGAAACATCCATTGGCGTGGATCGGATGGGGTTCTGTTGCAGGTATTGGTTTCTATTCTTTATTAAGTTTCGCAGCTGTCTTTTCTCCAGCTTGGCTCGTTGCTGGAACTTGGCAAGTTACGATATTAGCAGGTTTACTACTATCACCACTATTTTTCATTAAAATAGAGACGAAATCAGGAACAAAACTTGTACGCGGAAAAATTCCACTTCGCAGCTTATACGTTGCATTATTTATTTTACTTGGTGTAATTTGTATGCAGGCAACTGAAGCAGGCCACATTACAATGACTCAGTTCATTTCAGGTTTTTTACCTGTCGTGTTAGCTGCTTTCTTATATCCGTTCGGCAACCGAAAAATGATGGAGCTTGTTGGTGGACGTCTCGATACGTTCCAACGCGTATTAGGAATGGCAATTGGAAGTCTCCCTATTACTATTTTACTTGGCATATACGGATTTTCTACTACCGGTATTCCAACATCCAGCCAAATGCTACAAGGATTTTTATTAGCATTATGTTCCGGCGTAATTGCAACGATGACATTTTTCTTCGCTACTGACTTAGCCAAAGATAACTTCGCTCTACTTGGAGCTGTTGAAGCAACGCAAGCTGGAACGATGGTCTTTACCGTGCTTGGCGAAATTGTTTTCTTGAATGGTTCATTCCCTGGTGGTCTTTCCCTATTTGGAATGATTATTATTATGTTAGGAATGGTTGCCAATAGCGTATTAAACCGATCTGTTCCAGTCGTTAAACAGAAAAAAACAGCATAAAAAAAGAGTATGGTTCTATAACAAAGAACCATACTCTTTTTTATTGTCCCCCTATTTCGCCTTATCAGAATAGTATTTCATTAGCTATTTATACTAAAACCTATGTTATAATACGTTTCATGCGCAATAATAGGAGGTAAATTATGTTAAAAAAAGCAATCGCTGAATTTATTGGTACATTTGTACTTGTATTATTCGGAACTGGAGTAGCTGTCATTGGCGGCGGAATTGAAGGAATTGGAACATTAGGAATCGCTATGGCTTTCGGTCTATCTATTGTAGCTATGGCATATAGCATCGGAACAATTTCTGGATGTCACATTAACCCAGCAGTATCAGTAGCTATGTTCATCAACAAAAGAATGAACGCTATGGAACTTTGTTATTATGTATTAGCTCAAATTTTAGGTGGTTTATTAGGAACTGCAACGTTAGTAACAATTTTAAAATCTGCTAAAACACCTTTAGATAATTTAGGACAAAATGGTTTTGGAACTCTTGGTTTATCTGGAGCATTTCTAGTTGAATTTATTTTAACTTTCGTATTCGTATTAGTGATCGTTGCTGTAACAGGTAAAAAAGGAAGCTCTTCTCTAGCGGGATTAGTAATTGGTTTCACATTAGTGTTAGTTCACTTATTAGGTATTCCGTTAACTGGAACGTCTGTTAATCCAGCCCGTAGTATCGCACCAGCTTTATTCGCTGGCGGAGAAGCACTTTCTCAACTATGGGTATTCATCGTTGCACCAATTCTTGGTAGTATCGTAGCGGCTATCGTAGGTAAATTCATTTTAAATACTGAAAAATAGAATTTTCAATATTTCTGAATAAAAAAAGGCGAGCCCTCATTATGAGGATGCTCGCTTTTTTACTCTTTCATTTTACACTTTAAATTTGTAACTAATTGATCTACCGTTACATTTGCAAGTACGTTTTCCATCGCTTCTTGCGCTTGCATTAAAATAATTTCTAATACTGATTGAATATTAGCTCCTACTGGACATTCAATGTTGGGATTTTCATGGAAGGAAAATAGCTGTCCTTCTTCTACAACTTCCACTGCTTTATATACATCAAGTAATGTAATTTCTTCTAAATCACGAGCAAGTGTCGTACCACCTTTACCAGCTTGTACATCAACAAGTCCTGCTCTCTTCAACATTCCTGTAATGCGACGAATCACAACTGGATTTGTATTCACACTACCGGCAATCCATTCAGAGGTACAGCGAGAGTTTCGATCTATCGCAAGTAATGTCAGCATATGAACACCTACTGTAAAACGACTACTAATCCCCATCTGCACACCCTCCTTTGTATTCATTCTATTAAAAGACGACTCTTATTATTATATACTATTTTTAATTTATACATAAAGAAAAAGCATGATTTCAATAGGAAATCATGCTTTTCTCTCATTATTGACGCTTTATGAATTTTGCTAAATCTTTAAATTTCACTTTATCTGAGTAATTCATTACGCCGTTTACGTAAATGCGACTTGCAAGCATATTGACGATAGCAATAGTCACCAATAAAATGACTAAAGTCACAATAATCTCTACAGTTCCTGCTTCACCCGCTACAAGCCTTGAAAATGTAACCATAGGTGTAAAGAATGGAATATACGAACTAACTACAGCCAATGTACTATTAGGATCAAATAGTGATTTAATACTAATGAAAAATGCTGCTATACCTAACATTGTAATTGGGAACGAAAGAGATTGCACATCCTCAATTTTTGATACAACAGCACCAACCGCTGCATATAACATTGCATATAGTAAGTAGCCCGTAACAAAATATACAACGAACATACTAATTACTACAGCATCCAACTTAGAAAAGTCTAGTGCAAGTCCCACTAAAGATGCATTTTCTAGGTCTACCCAACCTAATAAATATGGTACAAGAAAACCGAGGGAAGCAGTAATAAGTAATAGTAAAGCACTAGAAACAATTGCTAAAATTTTGGCATGTAGCATTGTTAATGGTTTTACTTTCGGAAGCATTAACTCCATAACACGAGACGACTTTTCAGATGCTATCGTCGTCCCAATTGCAGTTCCAAACACAATAATAAACATATATAAGGCAAACGAGAAAACATAGCCAATGCCAAAGGAAGATGCATGATCCTTTACTGCCTCTTGTTTTAACGGAATTTCCATCTGTAACTGCTTTGCTACTTCTACTGATACATTATTCTTTTCAATCATTACCGCTGTATATTGTTCTTTTAAATAACTCGCCATAAGTGTAGCAGTTGATTGACTCGGAAAACCACTATACATATACGTCACTTCCGGAATACCATTCTTTTCTGTAATACGGAATAGACCGTCTAAATCCCCATCTTCTACTTGCTTACGTAACTCATTAAACTTATCCTTATTTTCTACAGTTACTTTAGCAGATGGAAGTAACTTTGTTACATCACTTTCTTGCACTTTATACGTATCACTTTCCGTTACTACGGCAAATTTATCTTTCCCTTTGTCATTATCAGCAGTGAAATGATTAAACGCAAAAAGTCCAAACACAACTAAAAATAAAATCGCACTCGTAATTAATGATTTTTTAGATAAAAACGCTTCTCTAAAATAAAATGAAAATACGTGAGAAAATTTACGCATCGTTATTTCGCCCTCTCTACAAAGATTTCGTTTAACGTCGGCTCTAACATTTTAAATTGTCGTAAGGTAACACCTTGTTCTTGCAATTGTTGTAAAATCTTTAGAGCTTCTGCATCATCTTGTACTTGCACATAAAGAAGGCCTTGTTGTTTTTCATACGATACATGAATAGATTCTAATCCCTTCTCATTCTCTTCTGTATCTTCAATCGTTAAATTGCGGAAACCGTATTCTTTTTTAATATCACTTAACTGGCCTTTTACGACAGCTTCGCCTTTTTTCAAAATACATACATGTTGGCAAAAAGCCTCTACTTGTTCCATACGATGACTAGATAAAATAATCGTCTTTCCGCTCTGTACTTGTTCTTCAATAATGCTAGCTAACATCCCAGCATTAACTGGATCCAGCCCGCTAAATGGTTCATCTAAAATGAGCAGTTCTGGATTATGAAGAAGAGCAGCAATTAATTGGATTTTTTGCTGGTTCCCTTTCGAAAGCTCTCCTGCCGTTTTAAATTTATATTCCGGTATTGCTAATCGCTCTAACCAGTGATCAATAGCGAGATCTACTTCTTTCTTCGTCATGCCTTCTAATCTACCAAAATATCGCAACTGGTCTATTACTCTACTTTTCGTATATAAACCTCTTTCTTCTGGTAAATAACCAATTGTTATCCCGCTAGTCCCAAATGGTTTTCCATTCCATGTAATAGAGCCTTCATTAGGCGTTAATAATCCGAGAAGCATTTTGATTGTCGTAGTTTTTCCTGCACCATTTCGTCCAAGTAATCCTAGCACTTCACCTTTTGGCAACGAAATTTGCAAGCCGTTCACTGCTTTTGATTCCCCAAATAGTTTCGTTAAGTTTTGAATTTGTAAACTCAAAGTATAAAGCCTCCCCTTAGTTTCATTCATACTCTCTTTCAAAGACTATGTTTATTCCGGATAAAATATAGCACTACACTTCATCCTCTTAGTATGTAACATCATCTTAATCCATCATTTGTTCTATTTAGTTAAAATTGTAAATAATATAGTTTCATTTGTCAATTATAATTGTCATTTCGACAATAAAACTTGTCAAAATGATTCCCATCATTTTTCTCATCTTTCTAATATAGGACATACTACTATATATACAAAAGACAATATGCAAATGTTCATACAAAAAATATTATTTTTCGATATATAATATTAACTGATTTTCTAACATCAAGGAGGATACATATGAAGATGAAGAGGGGCATTACCACTTTATTATCTGTAGCAGTTCTATCTACATCACTTGTAGCATGTTCCGGAACACCAGAGAAAACAGTGGCAAAAGAAGAAAAAGTAAAATTAACAGACCAGCAATTAATGGCTGATTTATGGTATCAAACAGCTGGTGAAACGAAAGCACTTTACTACCAGGGATACAATATCGGTCAATTAAAGCTTGATGCAGCTCTTGCAAAAGGGACAGAAAAAAAACCTGCTATCGTACTTGATTTAGATGAAACTGTTTTAGACAACAGTCCTCATCAAGCCATGAGCGTAAAAACAGGCAAAGGCTATCCGTATAAATGGGATGACTGGATTAATAAGGCTGAAGCCGAAGCCCTTCCAGGCGCAATTGATTTCTTAAAATATACCGAGTCTAAAGGTGTAGATATTTACTACATCTCAAATCGTAAAACGAACCAACTAGATGCAACAATTAAAAATCTTGAGCGTGTAGGTGCTCCTCAAGCAACGAAAGAACATATATTACTACAAGATCCGAAAGAAAAAGGAAAAGAAAAACGACGTGAACTCGTTTCTCAAACACATAATATCATCTTATTCTTCGGTGATAACTTATCTGATTTCACTGGTTTTGATGGAAAGTCTGTAAAAGATCGAAATCAAGCAGTAGCAGATTCAAAAGCACAATTTGGTGAGAAATTTATTATTTTCCCTAATCCGATGTATGGTGATTGGGAAGGCGCTTTATATGATTATGATTTCAAAAAATCAGATGCAGAAAAAGATAAAATCCGCCATGACAACTTAAAATCATTTGATGCAAAATAAAGAGGATGGCATTCGCCATCCTCTTTATTTTGCTTTCTCTGTTAAAGGCAAGATAAACACTTCCACACGTCTATTCTTTGCCTTTCCTTCTTGTGTATCGTTTGGAGCAATTGAACGGTATTCTCCGTAACCAATCGCACTAAATTTTTCTGGTTGTAATTCTTTATTTTGGAGTAATACTTGCATAAAGTTAACTGCCCGCTGCGTACTTAATTCCCAATTCGACGCAAATTGTGCATTTGCAATAGGAACATTATCCGTATGTCCCGATACTGTAATTTCACGAGGTGATGCTGAAACAAGTAAGCTAGACATCTCTTTTGCAATCCCTAGTGATTCTAACTTCACATCTGCTTTCCCCGAATCAAACAGTACATTTTCTAATATTGTTACCATTAATCCCTTTTCAGTTAATTTAGTTTGAAAAGAAGATGATAATTGTTTCTCATTAATATATTGATCAATCTTTTTTTGTAATGCTTTCAATTCATCCATTTCTTTTTTTTCATTCGCCCTAGCTTCTTCTTGTTTTTTTGTTTGTTCTGCCTCAAGGCTACTTGCTGATAATTCCTTTTCATCATTTGGCTTCTGATCACTTAAAAATTCTTTGTTACCTGTTCCACCAGCTAATTCACTTCGAAAAGCAACAGCCATCTGTTTAAACTTCGCAGCATCTATACTACTCATTGCGAATAAAACGATGAACAATGCAAATAACAACGTTAACATATCAGAATATGGGATTAACCAAGTTTCATCGATATGTTCATCATGTTTTTTCTTTTTGCCTCTTCTATTTTTCTTACTCCGCATTTTGTTCTGCTCCTTTTTCTAGCTTTTTACGCTCAGTTGCAGAAAGTGAACCTAAAATGCGGTTCTTCATAATAAACGGATATGTACCTTCTTGTAACATTAATAAACAATCAATGATTAAACGTTTTTTCTCGATTTCAGCTGCAGATTTTTGTTTTAACTTATTTGCAAATGGATGCCATAATACATAACCTGAAAAAATACCAAAAATCGTTGCAATAAACGCACCTGAAATAGCATGTCCTAACTTTTCAATATCAGTTAAATTACCAAGCGCAGCTACAAGACCGATAACAGCACCTAAAACCCCTAATGTCGGTGCATACGTACCAGCTTGAGAAAAAATTGCCGCTCCTTTTGCATGCCTTTCTTCAATTGCTTCTAATTCAGCTTCTAAAATCTGTTCTAAATCTTCTGCAGATACGCCATCAATCACAAATTTCATACCACGCAAAAGAAATTCATCTTGAATTTTGTCTAATTGTTGCTCTAAAGACAAA from Bacillus basilensis includes the following:
- a CDS encoding ABC transporter permease encodes the protein MRKFSHVFSFYFREAFLSKKSLITSAILFLVVFGLFAFNHFTADNDKGKDKFAVVTESDTYKVQESDVTKLLPSAKVTVENKDKFNELRKQVEDGDLDGLFRITEKNGIPEVTYMYSGFPSQSTATLMASYLKEQYTAVMIEKNNVSVEVAKQLQMEIPLKQEAVKDHASSFGIGYVFSFALYMFIIVFGTAIGTTIASEKSSRVMELMLPKVKPLTMLHAKILAIVSSALLLLITASLGFLVPYLLGWVDLENASLVGLALDFSKLDAVVISMFVVYFVTGYLLYAMLYAAVGAVVSKIEDVQSLSFPITMLGIAAFFISIKSLFDPNSTLAVVSSYIPFFTPMVTFSRLVAGEAGTVEIIVTLVILLVTIAIVNMLASRIYVNGVMNYSDKVKFKDLAKFIKRQ
- a CDS encoding Rrf2 family transcriptional regulator; translated protein: MGISSRFTVGVHMLTLLAIDRNSRCTSEWIAGSVNTNPVVIRRITGMLKRAGLVDVQAGKGGTTLARDLEEITLLDVYKAVEVVEEGQLFSFHENPNIECPVGANIQSVLEIILMQAQEAMENVLANVTVDQLVTNLKCKMKE
- a CDS encoding MIP/aquaporin family protein, whose translation is MLKKAIAEFIGTFVLVLFGTGVAVIGGGIEGIGTLGIAMAFGLSIVAMAYSIGTISGCHINPAVSVAMFINKRMNAMELCYYVLAQILGGLLGTATLVTILKSAKTPLDNLGQNGFGTLGLSGAFLVEFILTFVFVLVIVAVTGKKGSSSLAGLVIGFTLVLVHLLGIPLTGTSVNPARSIAPALFAGGEALSQLWVFIVAPILGSIVAAIVGKFILNTEK
- a CDS encoding multidrug resistance efflux transporter family protein, with translation MRAILLGLLSSAFFSATFIINRAMNVSGTSWAWTASFRFLFALPILFLIVLFRKNFNGLWEELKKHPLAWIGWGSVAGIGFYSLLSFAAVFSPAWLVAGTWQVTILAGLLLSPLFFIKIETKSGTKLVRGKIPLRSLYVALFILLGVICMQATEAGHITMTQFISGFLPVVLAAFLYPFGNRKMMELVGGRLDTFQRVLGMAIGSLPITILLGIYGFSTTGIPTSSQMLQGFLLALCSGVIATMTFFFATDLAKDNFALLGAVEATQAGTMVFTVLGEIVFLNGSFPGGLSLFGMIIIMLGMVANSVLNRSVPVVKQKKTA
- the motB gene encoding flagellar motor protein MotB; this encodes MRSKKNRRGKKKKHDEHIDETWLIPYSDMLTLLFALFIVLFAMSSIDAAKFKQMAVAFRSELAGGTGNKEFLSDQKPNDEKELSASSLEAEQTKKQEEARANEKKEMDELKALQKKIDQYINEKQLSSSFQTKLTEKGLMVTILENVLFDSGKADVKLESLGIAKEMSSLLVSASPREITVSGHTDNVPIANAQFASNWELSTQRAVNFMQVLLQNKELQPEKFSAIGYGEYRSIAPNDTQEGKAKNRRVEVFILPLTEKAK
- a CDS encoding 5'-nucleotidase, lipoprotein e(P4) family, which encodes MKMKRGITTLLSVAVLSTSLVACSGTPEKTVAKEEKVKLTDQQLMADLWYQTAGETKALYYQGYNIGQLKLDAALAKGTEKKPAIVLDLDETVLDNSPHQAMSVKTGKGYPYKWDDWINKAEAEALPGAIDFLKYTESKGVDIYYISNRKTNQLDATIKNLERVGAPQATKEHILLQDPKEKGKEKRRELVSQTHNIILFFGDNLSDFTGFDGKSVKDRNQAVADSKAQFGEKFIIFPNPMYGDWEGALYDYDFKKSDAEKDKIRHDNLKSFDAK
- the motA gene encoding flagellar motor stator protein MotA → MDFATIIGLILGFVAVVVGMVVKGADVNALLNPAAALIIFIGTFAAVCIAFPMNQLKRVPKLFKVLFGSNKKDLSYEQLLELFVHWTSESRKYGILSLEQQLDKIQDEFLLRGMKFVIDGVSAEDLEQILEAELEAIEERHAKGAAIFSQAGTYAPTLGVLGAVIGLVAALGNLTDIEKLGHAISGAFIATIFGIFSGYVLWHPFANKLKQKSAAEIEKKRLIIDCLLMLQEGTYPFIMKNRILGSLSATERKKLEKGAEQNAE
- a CDS encoding ABC transporter ATP-binding protein codes for the protein MSLQIQNLTKLFGESKAVNGLQISLPKGEVLGLLGRNGAGKTTTIKMLLGLLTPNEGSITWNGKPFGTSGITIGYLPEERGLYTKSRVIDQLRYFGRLEGMTKKEVDLAIDHWLERLAIPEYKFKTAGELSKGNQQKIQLIAALLHNPELLILDEPFSGLDPVNAGMLASIIEEQVQSGKTIILSSHRMEQVEAFCQHVCILKKGEAVVKGQLSDIKKEYGFRNLTIEDTEENEKGLESIHVSYEKQQGLLYVQVQDDAEALKILQQLQEQGVTLRQFKMLEPTLNEIFVERAK